The following coding sequences lie in one Halorarum halophilum genomic window:
- the cofG gene encoding 7,8-didemethyl-8-hydroxy-5-deazariboflavin synthase subunit CofG yields the protein MFPGAAEYDVDVSVDDDAVNDLLTVTPDDVEAAPALTFARNVFLPLTTACRYTCTYCTYYDVPGEASLMSPEEVREQCRIGADAGCTEALFTFGDKPDDRYTAIHDQLDEWGYDDIVDYHVRACEIALEEGLLPHSNPGDLSREEFERLRDVNVSMGVMLETTAEVAAHSGARRKTPGQRLDTIRAAGEARVPFTTGILVGIGEGWRDRAESLFAIRELHERYGHVQEVIVQPVVPNERSDYDAPSTGTMRRVVAMARAALPEEVSVQSPPNLAPVRDLLDCGVDDLGGVSPVTDDYINPDYEWPALRELEDVADHGGVPLFERLPVYDRFVPDELGGSAGTSDAPDDGWIADRLRDAIGDDGSAGRRFRSVLERGKNPLEP from the coding sequence GTGTTCCCCGGCGCCGCGGAGTACGACGTCGACGTGTCGGTCGACGACGACGCCGTCAACGACCTGCTCACAGTGACGCCCGACGACGTCGAAGCGGCGCCGGCACTCACCTTCGCCCGCAACGTCTTCCTCCCGCTCACCACCGCCTGCCGGTACACCTGCACCTACTGCACCTACTACGACGTGCCCGGCGAGGCGAGCCTCATGTCGCCCGAGGAGGTGCGCGAGCAGTGCCGGATCGGCGCCGACGCCGGCTGTACGGAGGCGCTGTTCACCTTCGGAGACAAGCCCGACGACCGCTACACCGCCATCCACGACCAGCTCGACGAATGGGGCTACGACGACATCGTGGACTACCACGTCCGCGCCTGCGAGATCGCGCTGGAGGAGGGGCTGCTCCCGCACTCGAACCCGGGCGACCTCTCCCGCGAGGAGTTTGAGCGCCTGCGCGACGTGAACGTCTCGATGGGCGTGATGCTGGAGACGACCGCCGAGGTCGCGGCCCACAGCGGCGCCCGCCGGAAGACGCCAGGCCAGCGGCTCGACACGATCCGGGCCGCCGGTGAGGCGCGCGTCCCGTTCACGACCGGTATCCTCGTCGGCATCGGCGAGGGCTGGCGCGACCGCGCCGAGTCGCTGTTCGCCATCCGGGAGCTCCACGAGCGGTACGGCCACGTCCAGGAGGTAATCGTCCAGCCCGTCGTCCCGAACGAGCGCTCCGACTACGACGCCCCCTCGACGGGGACGATGCGGCGCGTCGTGGCGATGGCCCGCGCCGCGCTCCCCGAGGAGGTGTCGGTGCAGTCGCCGCCGAACCTCGCGCCCGTGCGCGACCTGCTCGACTGCGGCGTTGACGACCTCGGCGGCGTCTCGCCGGTGACGGACGACTACATCAACCCCGACTATGAGTGGCCGGCGCTCCGGGAACTCGAGGATGTCGCCGACCACGGCGGCGTCCCGCTTTTCGAGCGGCTGCCGGTGTACGACCGGTTCGTCCCCGACGAACTCGGCGGGTCGGCCGGGACGTCCGACGCCCCCGACGACGGCTGGATCGCGGACCGTCTGAGGGATGCCATCGGCGACGACGGTTCGGCGGGGCGACGGTTCCGTTCGGTGCTCGAAAGGGGCAAGAATCCCCTCGAACCGTGA